In Peromyscus eremicus chromosome 2, PerEre_H2_v1, whole genome shotgun sequence, a single genomic region encodes these proteins:
- the Tnfrsf14 gene encoding tumor necrosis factor receptor superfamily member 14, which produces MGALIALSLMADMGLVTWRECSSREDTVCRCSPGYFCETQEGDHCSTCLPHTTCPRGQRVLKRGNYSQDTVCADCLIGTFSPGGTREECLPWTKCNAWFQKEVEHGTSSTDVTCSFSWPFYVIVILLGLLTAVLIVYIYIRRKRPHTRPGAGGLELLQGQKQENTVKFPVTEVGFAVTEEETAFNPVNSG; this is translated from the exons atgggtgctctcatCGCCCTGTCTCTGATGGCAGACATGGGCCTAGTGACCTGGCGGGAGTGCTCCAGCCGGGAGGACACTGTGTGCCGCTGCAGTCCAGGCTACTTCTGTGAGACCCAGGAGGGGGACCACTGTTCTACATGCTTGCCACACACCACCTGCCCTCGGGGACAGAGGGTTCTGAAGAGAG GTAATTACAGCCAGGACACTGTATGTGCTGACTGCCTGATAGGGACCTTCTCACCTGGAGGGACTCGGGAGGAATGTCTGCCCTGGACCAA GTGCAATGCATGGTTTCAGAAAGAAGTGGAACATGGGACCAGCAGCACAGATGTCACCTGCTCCTTCTCCTGGCCCTTCTACGTTATTGTCATCCTTTTGGGCCTTTTGACAGCTGTCTTAATAGTCTACATCTACATTAGAAGAAAAAGGCCACACACCA GACCGGGGGCCGGGGGACTGGAGCTCCTGCAG GGGCAGAAACAAGAGAACACTGTCAAGTTTCCAGTCACCGAGGTTGGGTTTGCTGTGACTGAGGAGGAGACAGCTTTCAACCCTGTGAATTCTGGATGA